The sequence below is a genomic window from Draconibacterium halophilum.
AATTCTTTGGAAATCGCAATCAATTCCTGCGTACTTTTTCCGTTTGGAACTTCCTCCGCTAAGTCCGTTATCTGTTGTAAATCCAAGTCCTTGGTAAAAGTGTAAGCAGTAATAGACATTTCGTGAAAGCTAATTAAATCCGCTCCATTCAATTTGGCTTTTCCCGCAAGTTTTCGGATTATCGATAAATTGTATGTTTTATCTCCGTCTTTCGGCTGAAATTGAGCTACTGATATGTTCATATTTTGATTCATTTAGTTTTGTTGGATTTATTGAATGGGGGCGTCTTTTTGCTTGCCCATAACGGCGGTCTGTCTAAAAAGTAAAATACAGCCGTTGAGATTTCAATATTTCATTCTTTTTAAAGCCAGCTATCCAAATATTTCTTTCACGGAAAGAGGTTTTTAGACAGTCTGACGGTAAATTGTATGAGTAGTGGCAGATTGCTTGGTACTTTCCTGTCAAACCGCTGCGCACTTTGAGCGGGCTATAAACCTTAAAACTTAGCACTTTCCCTGCCATTACTTATACAAAATGTTGTGCTTAGTTTTTTTAATTTTTTTTACTTTTATATTAATCACTGTCAAGTTTCTCGATGGTTATTTGCATCAAACAAAAGAGCAAATCTCTTTATCTATTTTTTATTCTGGTAAGTGTCCAAATTTATTTATTTCTTCCAACGAATCATCCCAACTTGCTTTGTTTGAGATAAAAATATGTGCATCAGGTCGTTTTTCTAGATTTGTATCTAAACATCCTGCTGGAACTACTAAAAGTTTACCATCCATTTGTAAATTAGGCAGAGCTGAACCACAATTTGTACAAAAAGCTTTCACATGATTACTCTTATGTGGTTGATATGTTTTAATTTCAGTTTCTGTTTTTATCCATTCTAGTTTAGCTGTTGTAGAAAATAAATTTGCAGCATGTGCAGACCCTGTATCTTTCCTACAATATCTGCAATGACATAAATAAAAACTCTCAAAGTCACCTATAACTTTAAATTTAATTCCTTTGCATAAACAAGAACCCAAGTATTCCATTTGATAAGTCCTTTCTTAAAATTATGATTTTAGTGAAATCCATTTTCTGTTATTTTCTATTTTTTTCTCACTTACACTACCCAATCTTTTCTTTAAGCAGTAAGGGTATCTCTGTTAAATTAAGCACAACGGCAGTCTGTCTAAAAATTAAAATTCAGCCGTTGAGATTTCAATATTTCATTCTTTTTAAAGCCAGCTATCCAAATAATTCTTTCACGGAAAGAGGTTTTTAGACAGTCTGACGGTTTGGCTATGTGGAGTGTGGGACTTTGAAATGCTTCACAGTAAGGCTGCCACTGAGCCAATTCGTTTATTCATGTTTTTTTTCTAGCCAAGTCGTCAAAGACGAATTGGCATTGTTGCTACGAAGAACTGCGGTTGAATTACCCACTGTACCCCACATTACATATAGCTTTTGTTAGCGGCTGGGCTTTATTATTTTCTTGATTCAATGGCCGTTTCAATCCAATCTTCAACGTTATTTTTTATATCATTATAAGTGTCTGAAGAACTTGGATTATAGCATTTGACTTTCGTGGATAGTTTCGTACCATCTTTAAAAGTAAACTGGTCAAATGGAT
It includes:
- a CDS encoding GFA family protein gives rise to the protein MEYLGSCLCKGIKFKVIGDFESFYLCHCRYCRKDTGSAHAANLFSTTAKLEWIKTETEIKTYQPHKSNHVKAFCTNCGSALPNLQMDGKLLVVPAGCLDTNLEKRPDAHIFISNKASWDDSLEEINKFGHLPE